A region of Argentina anserina chromosome 5, drPotAnse1.1, whole genome shotgun sequence DNA encodes the following proteins:
- the LOC126794605 gene encoding dehydration-responsive element-binding protein 1E-like: protein MSNQLSDSNQQPQDSSSSIDKPEASSFSDASVTYGRSAHSDEDVILASSRPKKRAGRRVFKETRHPVYRGVRRRNNNKWVCEVREPNKKTRIWLGTYPTAEMAARAHDVAALALRGKQACLNFADSAWRLPVPASQDQLDIRRAAAEAAETFRPEEFGGVCESCDDENVKENNENDEQVTMDAGNENEGFCHFNEDEEDVFHMPRLLTSMAEGLLLSPPRHHTVNWAADDDVESEQNYSLWSFSI from the coding sequence ATGAGTAACCAGCTCTCCGACTCCAACCAGCAACCCCAagactcctcctcctccatcgACAAGCCCGAggcctcctccttctccgaCGCCAGCGTCACCTACGGGCGTTCTGCTCACTCCGACGAGGATGTCATATTGGCCTCCAGCAGGCCGAAGAAGCGTGCCGGGAGGCGAGTGTTCAAGGAGACTCGCCACCCGGTCTACCGAGGCGTGAGGCGGAGGAACAACAACAAGTGGGTGTGCGAGGTCAGGGAGCCGAACAAGAAGACGAGGATTTGGCTCGGGACGTACCCGACGGCCGAGATGGCCGCGCGGGCTCATGACGTGGCGGCATTGGCGCTTCGAGGAAAGCAAGCCTGCCTCAATTTCGCTGACTCCGCGTGGCGCCTGCCGGTTCCGGCTTCCCAAGACCAGCTCGACATTCGGagggcggcggccgaagccgcCGAGACATTCCGGCCTGAAGAGTTCGGCGGCGTCTGCGAAAGCTGTGACGACGAGAACGTTAAGGAGAACAATGAGAATGATGAGCAAGTGACGATGGACGCCGGAAATGAGAACGAGGGGTTCTGCCACTTCAAcgaggatgaagaagatgtCTTCCACATGCCGAGGTTGCTGACCAGTATGGCGGAAGGTCTGCTGCTTTCTCCGCCTCGTCATCACACTGTGAACTGGGCAGCCGATGATGACGTGGAAAGCGAGCAAAACTACAGCCTGTGGAGCTTCTCAATCTGA